One genomic segment of Sanyastnella coralliicola includes these proteins:
- a CDS encoding M48 family metalloprotease, protein MNVQDVQITPEFKKMARRSIYGIAFFLLIYLIVFVLALALTAACAVGGIAIVAAAPRIISLILGLGVASFGVLILIFLIKFLFSGKKVDRSHLMEIKRDDEPKLFAMIDDIVAQVDTSFPKHVYISHEVNAYVFFSSNFWSMFIPTRKNLTIGLGLVASCTEDELKAILSHEFGHFSQKSMKVGSYIYHVNRAVYNMIYENDGFSKAVESWASWSAIIAFIVTLAVQVIKGIQWLLSTVYGVVNKNYMALSREMEFHADEIAACVTGYIPLKESLLRLTLADSSQNHVLEFYNGDQRQLTSSNLFDEQLFVMRHIAEKEELKLRKGLPVVTLEKLDSFNTSKLVIEDQWASHPSMKDRIDRMTATGLDAEPQHNDGAQSLFADIRSLQEKVTKQLFDKAYEGASRTAISPNQFREYFIEQLRTNDLPEIFNGYYDNHAPLIFDLETVERGEEHLTLSNIFTDERAAFVKEMQTLNDDLEIIRQISEKQIPVKTFDYDGNRFKRKEAKTLISILEKKAEGRMEKVKTFDIEAYQFFLGSAKTEEQKQKLKDHYAQWFGIENLQEEESEVISSIFKFFEFIGQPHDESQTRGQILLLKESTDKLREKAQALLDDDRIKSQLHNDLLTHLETFLSRTWRYHSQGEYNEESINALWMAVHAYMGAVRMKYDNYVRDLIEYQATLVIEQ, encoded by the coding sequence ATGAACGTACAGGACGTCCAAATTACCCCTGAGTTCAAGAAAATGGCCCGCCGATCGATTTACGGAATCGCTTTCTTCTTGCTCATCTATCTCATCGTATTCGTATTGGCGCTTGCCCTCACGGCCGCTTGTGCTGTTGGTGGTATCGCCATTGTAGCCGCAGCTCCCCGAATCATCTCTCTAATCTTGGGATTAGGTGTTGCCAGTTTTGGAGTTCTGATTCTCATTTTCCTGATCAAGTTCTTATTCTCTGGAAAGAAAGTTGATCGCTCTCACCTTATGGAGATTAAACGAGATGATGAGCCCAAGCTGTTCGCAATGATCGATGACATCGTTGCGCAAGTAGATACGTCGTTTCCGAAGCATGTCTACATCTCTCATGAAGTGAATGCTTACGTTTTCTTCAGCTCGAACTTCTGGAGCATGTTCATTCCAACGAGGAAGAACCTCACGATTGGCTTAGGATTGGTTGCCAGTTGTACGGAGGATGAATTGAAAGCCATTCTGTCTCACGAATTCGGACACTTCTCTCAAAAGTCAATGAAGGTAGGAAGCTACATCTACCACGTGAATAGAGCAGTCTACAACATGATTTACGAGAACGACGGGTTCAGCAAGGCAGTAGAAAGTTGGGCTTCATGGAGTGCTATCATCGCCTTCATAGTGACCTTGGCTGTTCAAGTCATCAAGGGGATTCAATGGCTACTTTCGACCGTTTATGGAGTAGTCAACAAAAATTACATGGCACTATCTCGTGAAATGGAGTTTCATGCCGATGAAATCGCGGCTTGTGTAACGGGATACATTCCATTGAAGGAATCATTATTAAGATTGACATTAGCCGACAGCAGCCAGAATCATGTACTCGAGTTCTACAATGGAGATCAGCGTCAATTGACCAGTTCGAATCTATTTGATGAACAGCTTTTCGTAATGCGGCACATTGCTGAGAAAGAAGAACTCAAACTTCGTAAAGGTTTGCCCGTGGTTACCCTAGAAAAGCTTGATTCATTTAATACATCCAAACTCGTTATTGAAGATCAATGGGCCTCGCATCCAAGTATGAAAGATCGTATTGACCGAATGACTGCAACCGGGTTGGATGCTGAGCCACAGCACAACGACGGTGCCCAGTCATTGTTCGCAGATATCCGTTCATTACAAGAGAAGGTGACGAAGCAGCTCTTCGATAAAGCTTATGAAGGAGCATCCAGAACAGCGATTAGTCCGAATCAGTTCCGGGAGTATTTCATAGAGCAGCTCCGAACGAATGATTTGCCTGAGATATTCAACGGATACTACGACAACCACGCGCCTCTGATCTTTGACCTTGAAACAGTGGAGCGAGGAGAAGAACACCTGACTCTATCCAACATCTTTACTGATGAACGCGCTGCTTTTGTGAAGGAAATGCAAACACTCAACGATGATCTTGAAATAATTCGACAGATCTCTGAAAAGCAAATTCCGGTGAAGACCTTCGATTATGATGGCAATCGATTCAAAAGGAAGGAGGCTAAGACACTTATCAGTATACTCGAAAAGAAGGCTGAGGGACGCATGGAGAAGGTCAAGACTTTTGATATCGAGGCTTACCAATTCTTCTTAGGCTCAGCAAAAACTGAAGAACAAAAGCAGAAGCTTAAGGATCACTATGCCCAGTGGTTCGGCATTGAGAATCTGCAAGAGGAAGAGAGCGAAGTCATCAGTAGCATCTTCAAGTTTTTTGAGTTCATTGGCCAACCACACGACGAGAGTCAAACAAGAGGACAGATTCTATTGCTCAAAGAGTCTACAGATAAATTGAGAGAGAAGGCCCAAGCCCTGCTTGATGACGATCGAATTAAATCGCAACTCCACAATGACCTTCTAACCCACCTGGAAACATTTCTTTCCCGCACATGGAGATACCATTCTCAAGGTGAATACAATGAAGAATCAATCAATGCACTATGGATGGCAGTACACGCCTACATGGGTGCCGTCAGGATGAAATACGATAACTACGTCCGCGATCTCATTGAGTATCAGGCGACGTTGGTCATTGAGCAGTAG